Proteins from a single region of Paenibacillus sp. BIHB 4019:
- a CDS encoding carbamoyltransferase C-terminal domain-containing protein, with translation MLVLGLNGGIELPHEDLKVFGYGGIAHDSAAVLIKDGVVIAASEEERLNRVKHTGKAPLQTIHLCLKRLGITFADIDKVVITTREQETNLLVRDEFFYRDSLHKNTRELLVDFFHQIDGTKYDPNNIVFVDHHICHAASAHFMSGFDRSLTVTIDGESQEGYAGYIISAEGTSFKILDRITNENSLGSFYISVIRMLGYHQHDEYKVMGLAPYGDASKFRRMLRKAYVLLPEGKFKINLAWSTALFDFMTPRKKGGPITQEHMDLAASLQEALETIVMHMLTHYQQATGHTKLAMAGGVAHNCSMNGKVLYAGLFEEVFVQPAAHDAGNALGGALFVSNKFAPDKSLEKLQHLYWGSEIQGNDGLEQILNRWERFVSFRKVDNIAEETAKRIADGAVFGWVQGRSEFGPRALGNRSILADPRPAENKSIINEMVKKREGYRPFAPSILEEYVGDYYEMPQTKAPYSYMNFVLMTKEDKQPLLGAVTHVDGTARIQTVSKETNVRYWELINEFRKLTGVPILLNTSFNNNVEPIVDSEEDAIASFLTTNIHYLAIGDYMVDKKEVDKADYLHMVPTRLVNSELKKSIGYSADGTKRTLHEVRLHFGDKYKKAIPEEIFLMLEHSDGQKSLDELADELGGTTLTKPEIAEHFIELWSLRLVHLKPSERVVALSAKQ, from the coding sequence ATGCTAGTATTAGGTCTTAATGGCGGCATAGAATTGCCGCATGAGGATTTGAAGGTGTTTGGCTACGGCGGAATTGCGCACGACTCTGCTGCTGTTCTTATTAAAGACGGGGTGGTAATCGCCGCCTCAGAGGAAGAAAGGCTGAACCGGGTGAAGCATACCGGCAAGGCTCCGCTGCAAACGATCCATTTATGCTTGAAGCGGCTCGGCATTACATTCGCGGATATTGATAAAGTTGTCATTACGACAAGAGAGCAGGAGACTAACCTGCTAGTCCGGGATGAGTTTTTCTATCGCGATTCCTTGCACAAAAATACGAGAGAGCTGCTGGTAGACTTCTTTCACCAGATTGATGGGACGAAATACGACCCGAATAATATCGTTTTTGTTGACCACCACATCTGCCATGCAGCCAGCGCGCATTTCATGTCCGGCTTTGACCGCAGCTTGACGGTTACGATTGATGGAGAATCTCAGGAGGGCTACGCCGGCTATATTATAAGCGCTGAAGGAACGAGCTTCAAAATTCTTGACCGGATTACCAATGAAAATAGCCTGGGCTCCTTCTATATTTCAGTTATCCGCATGCTGGGCTATCACCAGCACGATGAATACAAGGTAATGGGACTCGCGCCGTATGGCGATGCAAGCAAATTCAGACGGATGCTGAGAAAAGCCTACGTCCTGCTTCCCGAAGGCAAATTCAAAATCAATTTGGCTTGGTCTACCGCGCTGTTCGATTTTATGACGCCAAGAAAGAAGGGCGGGCCAATTACTCAGGAGCATATGGATTTGGCCGCATCCCTGCAGGAGGCGCTCGAAACGATTGTCATGCATATGCTGACGCATTATCAGCAGGCAACCGGACATACGAAGCTTGCGATGGCAGGCGGTGTAGCGCATAACTGCTCTATGAATGGAAAGGTACTATATGCTGGGCTTTTCGAAGAAGTTTTCGTACAGCCGGCTGCACATGATGCAGGCAATGCGCTGGGCGGCGCCTTGTTCGTATCCAATAAATTTGCGCCTGACAAGTCGCTGGAGAAGCTGCAGCATCTCTATTGGGGGAGCGAAATTCAAGGCAACGACGGCCTGGAGCAAATTTTAAACCGCTGGGAACGTTTCGTCAGCTTCCGCAAGGTGGATAACATCGCTGAAGAGACAGCGAAGCGAATTGCGGATGGGGCCGTGTTCGGCTGGGTTCAGGGGCGCTCCGAATTTGGCCCGCGCGCGTTAGGTAACCGCAGCATTCTTGCTGATCCTAGGCCGGCGGAGAACAAGAGCATTATTAACGAGATGGTGAAGAAGCGTGAGGGCTATCGGCCGTTTGCGCCATCGATTTTGGAAGAATACGTGGGCGACTATTACGAAATGCCGCAGACGAAAGCGCCTTACTCGTATATGAATTTCGTGCTGATGACTAAAGAGGATAAGCAGCCGCTGCTTGGAGCGGTTACCCATGTGGATGGCACGGCGCGCATTCAAACCGTATCCAAGGAAACGAACGTGCGGTATTGGGAGCTCATTAATGAATTCCGCAAGCTGACCGGGGTGCCGATTTTGCTGAACACGTCGTTCAACAACAATGTTGAGCCAATCGTAGACTCGGAGGAGGATGCCATCGCAAGCTTCCTGACGACGAATATCCACTACTTGGCTATCGGCGATTATATGGTGGATAAGAAGGAAGTTGATAAGGCCGATTATTTGCATATGGTGCCGACGAGGCTGGTCAATTCCGAATTGAAAAAATCGATCGGCTATTCCGCTGACGGGACGAAACGCACGCTTCATGAAGTCCGGCTTCATTTTGGCGATAAGTACAAAAAAGCGATACCGGAGGAAATATTCCTTATGCTTGAGCATTCAGACGGCCAAAAATCGCTGGATGAGCTTGCCGATGAGCTGGGCGGCACCACGCTGACGAAACCGGAAATAGCAGAGCATTTTATTGAGCTTTGGTCGCTCCGTCTCGTTCATCTCAAACCATCCGAGCGCGTAGTAGCCCTCTCGGCTAAGCAGTAA
- a CDS encoding carbamoyltransferase C-terminal domain-containing protein, which translates to MRILGISGGIDFPHEDGFVTTILNSEVHDASAVLIEDGQVVAAYEEERLNRIKHSGKLPILSIRRCLELGGIRLDDVDKIVFYCEETQFKYETTTHRHKYRQFPYSDPKAWIVERLKQFFDTDFKKENVVFENHHYCHAASAYYMSGFDEALVVTIDGASLEGNAGIVLNAEGNSLKPLSHISNDDSLGAFYTQIIEFLGYTTHDEYKVMGLAPYGDPAKFRRLFKKAFTLFPEGKFRLNRSFYYVLMDSISNPRLKGELFTQEHKDIAASLQEALENVVMHMLTHYQQATGRKKLCMAGGVAHNCTLNGKILYSGLFDEVFVQPAAHDAGNALGGALLQSRKLAPSTQTETLRHLYWGSAIQNNDRVLDILKQWERFVTYRKADHVVETAAKLIAEGAVIGWVQGRSEFGPRALGNRSILADPRPAENKSIINAMVKKREGYRPFAPSILEEYADDYYVLPQTKAPYAYMNFVLKTREDKQELLGAVTHVDGTARIQTVSRETNEKYWHLIDEFRKLTGVPVLLNTSFNNNAEPIVDSEEDAIVSFLTTNINTLIIGDYIIDKKTVGKEEFLKFVPKRPLSSELKQSVGYTAEGSKKTEYGIRLHFGDKYKTALSEEMYRLLELADGEKTLAELVELAGCGNKTEEDVVDELIALWSLRLIYLRPFETVALATV; encoded by the coding sequence ATGAGGATACTTGGTATTAGCGGCGGAATCGATTTCCCTCATGAGGACGGGTTTGTCACGACCATATTGAATTCAGAGGTTCATGATGCTTCTGCCGTATTAATTGAGGACGGGCAGGTGGTTGCGGCCTATGAGGAAGAACGTTTGAATCGGATTAAGCACTCAGGGAAGCTGCCGATTTTATCGATTCGCCGTTGTTTAGAGCTGGGTGGCATACGTTTGGACGATGTGGATAAAATCGTCTTTTATTGCGAGGAAACCCAGTTTAAATATGAAACGACTACCCATCGGCATAAGTATCGGCAATTTCCGTACAGCGATCCGAAGGCGTGGATCGTTGAACGGCTGAAGCAATTTTTTGATACGGATTTTAAAAAAGAGAATGTTGTATTTGAAAATCATCACTACTGCCATGCTGCGAGCGCCTATTATATGTCCGGATTTGATGAAGCACTCGTCGTTACAATCGATGGCGCTTCATTGGAAGGCAATGCTGGAATTGTGCTCAATGCTGAAGGGAATTCGCTCAAGCCGCTAAGCCATATTTCCAACGATGACAGCTTAGGTGCCTTTTATACACAGATTATCGAATTTCTAGGCTATACGACTCATGATGAATATAAAGTAATGGGGCTCGCTCCATATGGAGATCCTGCCAAATTCAGAAGGCTGTTCAAGAAAGCGTTTACGCTGTTTCCCGAGGGGAAATTCCGGCTTAATAGAAGCTTCTATTATGTGCTTATGGATTCAATATCGAACCCGCGGCTAAAGGGCGAGCTGTTTACCCAAGAGCATAAGGACATCGCCGCTTCGCTTCAGGAGGCGCTTGAGAACGTTGTCATGCATATGCTCACCCATTATCAGCAGGCGACTGGGCGAAAAAAGCTGTGCATGGCTGGTGGCGTAGCGCACAACTGTACGCTAAACGGAAAAATTTTGTATTCCGGCTTATTCGACGAGGTGTTTGTGCAGCCTGCCGCCCATGATGCGGGCAATGCGCTGGGAGGAGCACTGCTGCAGTCCCGCAAGCTGGCTCCAAGCACACAGACGGAAACGCTGCGGCATCTCTACTGGGGAAGCGCCATTCAGAACAATGATCGCGTGCTGGATATTTTGAAGCAATGGGAGCGGTTCGTTACCTACCGCAAAGCGGATCATGTTGTCGAAACTGCGGCTAAGCTTATTGCGGAGGGAGCCGTTATCGGTTGGGTGCAGGGACGCTCGGAGTTTGGCCCACGAGCGCTAGGCAACCGGAGCATCTTGGCTGATCCGCGTCCAGCGGAAAACAAAAGCATTATTAATGCAATGGTGAAAAAAAGGGAGGGCTACCGGCCGTTTGCCCCTTCCATATTGGAAGAGTATGCAGACGATTATTATGTGCTGCCTCAGACGAAAGCCCCCTACGCCTACATGAATTTCGTGCTCAAGACAAGGGAGGACAAGCAGGAGCTGCTTGGCGCGGTTACTCACGTTGACGGCACGGCGCGCATTCAAACGGTATCTCGTGAAACGAATGAGAAGTACTGGCACTTAATTGATGAATTCCGCAAGCTGACGGGAGTGCCGGTGCTGTTGAATACATCGTTCAACAACAATGCGGAGCCGATTGTTGATTCAGAAGAGGACGCCATTGTCAGCTTCCTGACAACAAATATTAACACCTTGATTATTGGAGACTACATCATCGATAAAAAAACGGTCGGCAAGGAAGAATTTTTGAAGTTTGTGCCGAAGCGGCCGCTTAGTTCGGAGCTGAAGCAGTCGGTTGGCTATACAGCCGAAGGAAGCAAGAAAACCGAGTACGGAATACGCCTCCACTTCGGAGATAAATACAAGACTGCGTTATCGGAAGAGATGTATCGGCTGCTAGAGCTAGCCGACGGGGAGAAGACGCTGGCAGAGCTGGTTGAGCTTGCAGGCTGCGGCAATAAGACCGAAGAGGATGTCGTAGATGAATTGATAGCATTATGGTCTTTGCGGCTCATTTATTTACGGCCCTTTGAGACAGTTGCTTTAGCCACAGTTTGA
- a CDS encoding ABC transporter ATP-binding protein has protein sequence MKKSNKQQIARLARLLGRRKLSFILSFLGFGLMSSSVSIITAMLVSTFLDAITEKNMDAVMTLSIQFMLIVVAMCILTPLFQYWYGKTVKTIMNSMRLRVFHHMEKLPVTYYENSHSGDSLSRITNDLQTMENAFSGEALTLLSLMATGTISAIIMFYLDWRFAVAMIFLGLLSTYVNTRYAKPFRTIGTEIQEQSGVQLERLTNLVAGTQVSRTFQMVDGMNRKYKETTTRLADLFLLRAKKSAYLTSTNYFLLWINNGGAFIIGAFMLINGQLTIGSLLGVILLLENVTNLFRNLGVFWANLQSSLAGADRVFDLLEVAEEPERYVAVSREEAASGLNEDGMLAFKNVSFAYRKDEKVLDRLNLQVDKGQLVALVGPSGGGKSTIMKLLLGFYPFSDGDIRIAGKSFADYSLEELRDKMAYVSQDPYLFEGTIEQNIRYGKMDATADEVVEAARAAFAHDFITEQADGYNTAVGERGVRLSGGQKQRIAIARAILKNAPILLLDEATSALDSDSELAVQQGIERLMEGKTTIAIAHRLSTIEQADTIVVVDRGRIMEQGKHDELLAAGGAYSRLHHTQKRTQEWLPQAMQQEA, from the coding sequence TTGAAAAAAAGCAATAAACAACAAATTGCGAGACTTGCCCGCTTGCTTGGTCGGCGTAAACTATCTTTTATTCTCAGTTTTCTGGGTTTCGGTCTCATGAGCTCAAGCGTATCGATTATTACAGCCATGCTGGTCTCTACTTTTCTCGATGCGATAACGGAGAAAAATATGGATGCGGTTATGACGCTCAGCATCCAGTTCATGCTCATCGTCGTTGCTATGTGCATACTAACGCCACTTTTCCAATATTGGTACGGCAAAACGGTCAAGACGATCATGAACAGCATGCGGCTTCGCGTTTTTCATCATATGGAGAAGCTTCCTGTTACTTATTATGAGAACAGCCATAGCGGTGACAGCCTGTCCAGAATTACGAATGATTTGCAGACGATGGAAAATGCATTCTCTGGTGAAGCGCTTACGCTTCTTTCCTTAATGGCTACAGGGACGATATCGGCCATTATTATGTTTTATCTGGACTGGAGATTCGCCGTGGCCATGATTTTTTTAGGATTGCTGTCTACGTATGTAAACACGAGATATGCCAAGCCTTTTAGAACGATTGGCACTGAAATTCAAGAGCAATCCGGCGTTCAGCTTGAGCGATTAACGAATCTCGTTGCCGGCACGCAGGTGAGCAGAACGTTTCAGATGGTTGATGGGATGAACCGCAAGTACAAGGAGACGACGACTCGGCTTGCCGACTTGTTTTTACTGCGAGCGAAGAAAAGCGCCTATTTAACAAGCACCAATTATTTTCTGCTTTGGATTAATAATGGCGGCGCTTTTATTATTGGAGCCTTTATGCTGATTAACGGCCAGCTGACAATCGGCAGCTTGCTGGGGGTTATTTTACTGCTGGAGAACGTAACGAATCTCTTCCGCAATTTAGGTGTTTTCTGGGCCAATTTGCAATCCTCGCTGGCGGGGGCTGACCGCGTGTTTGACCTGCTGGAGGTGGCGGAAGAACCTGAGCGTTATGTGGCTGTGTCAAGGGAAGAGGCGGCCTCCGGCTTGAATGAAGACGGAATGCTTGCTTTCAAAAATGTATCGTTTGCCTATCGCAAAGATGAAAAGGTGCTGGACCGGTTGAACCTTCAGGTAGACAAAGGACAGCTTGTTGCGCTTGTTGGGCCCAGCGGAGGCGGCAAAAGCACGATTATGAAGCTGCTGCTTGGCTTTTATCCGTTCTCTGATGGCGATATTCGTATTGCGGGCAAAAGCTTTGCAGATTATTCGCTGGAGGAGCTAAGAGATAAGATGGCCTACGTTTCCCAGGACCCGTATTTGTTCGAAGGAACGATTGAGCAAAATATCCGCTACGGAAAAATGGACGCCACCGCTGACGAGGTTGTAGAGGCAGCACGTGCAGCATTTGCCCATGATTTTATTACGGAACAGGCAGATGGCTACAACACTGCGGTTGGCGAAAGAGGCGTGAGGCTGTCCGGTGGTCAAAAGCAGCGAATAGCCATTGCCCGAGCCATATTGAAAAATGCCCCTATTTTGCTGCTTGATGAGGCAACATCAGCACTGGACAGCGATTCAGAGCTGGCGGTCCAGCAAGGAATCGAGCGGCTAATGGAAGGGAAAACGACGATTGCCATCGCCCATAGGCTGTCCACCATTGAACAAGCGGACACGATTGTAGTCGTTGACCGTGGAAGAATTATGGAGCAGGGCAAGCATGACGAGCTTCTGGCAGCTGGAGGCGCATACAGCCGCCTGCATCATACACAGAAGCGAACCCAGGAGTGGCTTCCGCAAGCGATGCAGCAAGAAGCTTAA
- a CDS encoding ABC transporter ATP-binding protein, translating into MQIASRNSAFFSMRRLFVFLKPYRFWIALKLISTIIIAANDILLIYIINLLFSSTQTGDMDGVMQAVKLILIFIVTGIIVNFFSVYSSGRYSAFVTRDLKNKVSEHINKLPISYMEARHSGDFSSRMTNSINQIEGFIYNDFAALIFHIVRVVACIAVMFYMNWQLTLFCFVMLLFMTFLSEKISRPLNQYAAEVQQSMAQMSTVVQDTIGGIYMIKSYNLVQVMYQKCQLLLDKLLGHFLKIEKRVAVMGALSVFVRTAPLVVFFLFGGYLVSEGQLLIGALIAFVQFINYLVSGMGEIPNQISRFKITAGVVDHLFELLDAETERMDGKQLENLSSSAPALEFEQVTFSYDGHSKVLDEISFTLPQGKTVALVGPSGSGKSTIFKLITGFYDYKGGQIKLYNEPLTDWKLSSARALISHVSQDTFLFPGSIAENIACTDDGYRIEDVESAAKLANIHEFIRVLPQGYDTLVGERGVKLSGGQKQRIAIARAILKDAPILLLDEATSALDSESEQLVQQSINRIMRNKTVLVVAHRLSTVMNADDIFVLNEGRIEESGTHEELLAKNGIYYRLYNNQTSNREDQPYGLGQEGA; encoded by the coding sequence ATGCAAATAGCAAGTCGTAACTCTGCTTTCTTCTCGATGCGCCGGTTGTTTGTTTTTCTTAAGCCCTATCGGTTTTGGATAGCGCTCAAGCTGATAAGCACGATCATCATAGCGGCAAATGATATTTTGCTTATCTATATTATTAACCTTTTATTTTCGTCCACCCAGACTGGTGATATGGATGGCGTGATGCAGGCTGTAAAATTAATCCTCATTTTTATAGTGACAGGCATCATTGTGAATTTCTTCAGCGTTTATTCATCGGGACGCTACAGCGCCTTTGTAACCCGAGATTTGAAAAATAAAGTTAGCGAGCATATTAATAAACTCCCTATTTCGTATATGGAAGCTCGCCATTCCGGCGACTTTAGCTCCAGAATGACGAACAGCATCAATCAAATCGAAGGGTTTATTTACAATGATTTTGCAGCTCTTATTTTTCATATTGTCCGGGTCGTTGCATGTATTGCGGTTATGTTTTACATGAATTGGCAGCTTACGCTGTTTTGCTTCGTTATGCTGCTGTTCATGACCTTTTTGAGCGAAAAAATCAGCCGCCCGTTAAATCAATATGCGGCAGAGGTACAGCAAAGCATGGCTCAGATGAGCACAGTTGTTCAAGATACAATTGGCGGCATTTATATGATCAAGTCTTACAATTTGGTACAGGTGATGTATCAAAAGTGCCAGCTGCTGCTTGACAAGCTGCTCGGACATTTTTTGAAAATCGAAAAACGCGTTGCTGTTATGGGGGCTCTCAGCGTATTTGTCCGAACGGCTCCGCTGGTTGTGTTCTTTCTGTTCGGCGGATATTTGGTTAGCGAAGGACAGCTTTTAATAGGCGCTTTAATCGCGTTTGTGCAGTTCATCAATTATCTCGTATCCGGAATGGGAGAAATTCCAAATCAGATTAGCCGGTTCAAAATAACAGCGGGCGTTGTCGACCATCTTTTTGAATTGCTGGATGCTGAAACCGAACGGATGGACGGCAAGCAGCTGGAAAACCTCTCGTCGTCAGCTCCTGCGCTTGAATTTGAACAGGTTACTTTTTCCTATGACGGCCATTCGAAGGTGCTTGACGAGATCAGCTTTACGCTGCCGCAAGGTAAAACGGTTGCCTTGGTTGGGCCAAGCGGTTCAGGCAAATCGACTATCTTTAAACTTATCACCGGATTTTATGATTATAAGGGTGGGCAAATCAAGCTGTACAACGAGCCGCTCACCGATTGGAAGCTATCATCTGCCAGAGCGCTTATTTCACATGTTTCGCAGGATACTTTCCTCTTTCCAGGCTCCATCGCTGAAAATATTGCGTGCACGGATGACGGCTACCGCATAGAAGATGTAGAAAGCGCAGCTAAGCTTGCTAATATCCATGAATTTATTCGGGTACTTCCACAAGGGTACGATACGCTTGTCGGTGAACGGGGAGTAAAGCTATCGGGCGGACAAAAGCAGCGGATAGCGATTGCCAGGGCCATATTAAAGGATGCTCCCATTTTGCTGCTGGATGAGGCGACTTCGGCGCTTGATTCCGAATCGGAGCAGCTTGTTCAACAATCCATTAACCGGATTATGCGAAACAAAACGGTTTTGGTAGTGGCACATCGTCTGTCTACGGTTATGAATGCAGACGACATTTTTGTACTGAACGAGGGGCGTATTGAAGAAAGCGGCACACATGAAGAGCTGCTTGCCAAAAACGGCATTTATTATCGTCTTTACAACAATCAGACTAGCAATCGTGAAGACCAGCCCTATGGGCTTGGTCAAGAGGGGGCATAG
- a CDS encoding phosphopantetheine-binding protein → MMSGEVKVADFNVRFNEILQKNIELLTVDESVLQSDLETVGLNSISFVKLIVALENEFDVEFENEILIIDHFATLGHFKDSVQKLVEGQDH, encoded by the coding sequence ATGATGAGTGGAGAAGTAAAAGTAGCGGATTTTAATGTGAGGTTTAATGAAATTTTGCAAAAAAATATTGAGCTGTTGACTGTTGATGAGAGTGTATTGCAATCGGATTTAGAAACGGTGGGCCTAAACTCGATTTCCTTTGTTAAATTAATCGTCGCATTGGAAAATGAATTCGATGTCGAGTTTGAAAATGAAATTTTAATTATCGACCATTTTGCTACCTTGGGCCACTTTAAGGACAGCGTACAAAAGCTAGTAGAAGGGCAAGATCATTAA
- the fabG gene encoding 3-oxoacyl-[acyl-carrier-protein] reductase, with amino-acid sequence MKFADKVVFITGGARGIGYAIVQAFASEGATVLFTYKSSEDEAAELEASLQENGGKAKAFALDVSDHLNTLAVIEEAVQQFGKIDVLVNNAGVTEDGFLMLMEESSWDKVINTNLKGAYNCCKAVLPSMISKRRGAIVNISSVSALAGASSQTNYSASKAGLIGLTRSLSREVSGKNIRVNAIAPGYIVTDMLGKVPDRVRRHFVDKIACGRLGEADEIAKVALFLASDDASYIYGQTIIVDGGMV; translated from the coding sequence TTGAAATTTGCCGATAAAGTCGTCTTTATTACCGGAGGAGCAAGAGGAATCGGATATGCCATCGTACAAGCTTTTGCTAGCGAAGGGGCTACCGTTCTCTTTACCTATAAAAGTAGTGAGGACGAAGCTGCGGAGCTGGAGGCTTCCTTGCAGGAAAATGGGGGCAAGGCGAAAGCGTTCGCGCTGGACGTATCCGATCATTTGAATACGCTTGCCGTAATCGAGGAGGCTGTTCAGCAGTTTGGAAAGATTGATGTGCTGGTCAACAATGCGGGCGTAACGGAAGATGGTTTTCTGATGCTGATGGAGGAATCCTCTTGGGATAAGGTCATCAATACAAATTTGAAAGGCGCCTACAATTGCTGCAAAGCAGTGCTGCCTTCGATGATCAGCAAGAGGCGCGGAGCCATCGTGAATATTTCCTCCGTTTCCGCATTGGCGGGTGCCTCAAGTCAGACGAATTATAGTGCGTCCAAGGCGGGCCTCATTGGCTTGACTCGATCGCTATCAAGAGAAGTTTCTGGAAAAAACATCCGTGTGAACGCCATTGCACCAGGATACATCGTTACGGATATGCTCGGGAAAGTCCCCGATCGCGTGCGCCGTCATTTTGTCGATAAAATTGCCTGCGGCCGGTTAGGCGAGGCGGATGAAATTGCAAAGGTAGCCTTATTTCTAGCTTCTGACGATGCAAGCTACATATATGGACAGACGATTATTGTCGATGGAGGAATGGTTTAA
- a CDS encoding beta-ketoacyl synthase N-terminal-like domain-containing protein, protein MHKIFVTAVGAISCAGSGADEYWEGINAQAGIRPDELKLPVDIPQNIENRVARRMDRFSRLTMSASKQVLDEAVIEQEQLDHNRIGTVFTTGYGPLVSNLALSNQILSGGVDMVSPTVFASTVYNSGIGHVCLSLKLKGASTVLTGSNAIAYASDLLKSGKADAILCGGVEEYCQELLDSFQQKDYATKDENYLCRPLDQNRSGTRMTEGAAALLLETQSVLARCPERIVCEVVGYASLIGKGYMGKDRADADFKPFARVMDMALKHASISPGDIDGVLLAAGGGRHSDKAEAQAIHEVFGQRAASIPVSSIKGATGETLGASFMMNVAAGALAIAKGCMPLTAGCTEPDAALELDIVHHEPRVGDYEYLLVNGYDVNGCLHSVILGAVRR, encoded by the coding sequence ATGCATAAAATATTTGTTACGGCTGTAGGAGCGATAAGCTGTGCAGGGTCCGGTGCAGATGAATATTGGGAAGGCATTAACGCACAGGCGGGCATCAGGCCGGATGAGCTTAAGCTGCCCGTGGATATTCCACAAAATATTGAAAACCGGGTCGCTAGACGGATGGATCGGTTTTCCCGGTTGACCATGAGCGCTTCGAAACAAGTGCTGGATGAAGCTGTGATCGAGCAGGAGCAACTGGATCATAATCGGATTGGTACTGTTTTTACGACGGGATACGGTCCATTGGTATCTAATTTGGCTCTCAGCAATCAAATTTTGTCTGGTGGCGTCGATATGGTTAGTCCGACCGTATTCGCTAGTACAGTATACAACTCGGGAATCGGACATGTTTGCTTGAGTTTAAAGCTGAAGGGCGCGAGCACCGTGCTAACGGGCAGCAATGCGATTGCCTATGCCTCTGATCTGCTCAAAAGCGGCAAGGCGGATGCGATATTATGCGGCGGAGTAGAGGAATATTGCCAAGAGCTGCTTGACTCTTTTCAACAGAAGGACTATGCAACTAAGGATGAAAACTATTTATGCAGGCCTTTGGATCAAAATAGAAGCGGAACGAGGATGACCGAGGGCGCCGCTGCATTGCTGCTTGAGACGCAGAGCGTATTAGCCCGCTGTCCAGAGCGCATCGTATGCGAGGTTGTCGGGTATGCAAGCTTGATAGGCAAAGGCTACATGGGCAAAGATCGTGCCGATGCGGATTTTAAGCCTTTCGCTCGCGTAATGGATATGGCTCTCAAGCATGCCTCCATTTCTCCTGGCGATATTGACGGCGTTTTGCTGGCTGCCGGAGGTGGACGACACTCCGACAAGGCGGAAGCCCAAGCGATTCATGAGGTTTTTGGCCAGCGTGCTGCTTCCATACCTGTTTCCTCGATAAAGGGAGCAACGGGCGAAACGCTTGGCGCATCCTTTATGATGAATGTCGCAGCGGGCGCCCTTGCCATTGCCAAAGGGTGTATGCCTTTAACCGCAGGCTGCACCGAGCCAGATGCCGCTTTAGAGCTGGATATCGTCCATCATGAGCCGCGTGTAGGCGACTACGAATATTTATTAGTAAATGGTTATGACGTCAACGGCTGCTTGCACAGCGTCATTCTTGGAGCAGTTAGGAGGTGA
- the fabZ gene encoding 3-hydroxyacyl-ACP dehydratase FabZ translates to METIDIAKGLPHRYPFVMVDRITEALHMKRSKGYKNISYNEPWAVGHFPDEPIYPGVLMIETMAQVGGFIFYNGESGANRKFYLSVVNQIKFLQPVVPGDTFEVEAELVESFHTFHQIKCTASVGDKVVASGMLTLSYSD, encoded by the coding sequence ATGGAAACCATTGATATTGCAAAAGGCTTGCCTCATCGCTACCCGTTTGTGATGGTAGACCGAATTACCGAGGCCCTTCATATGAAGCGCTCCAAAGGCTACAAAAACATAAGCTATAACGAGCCTTGGGCAGTGGGACATTTCCCGGATGAACCTATTTATCCAGGCGTTCTCATGATTGAGACGATGGCGCAGGTCGGCGGATTTATTTTTTACAACGGGGAGAGCGGGGCAAACCGCAAATTTTATTTAAGTGTAGTTAACCAAATCAAGTTTCTACAGCCAGTTGTGCCAGGCGATACATTTGAAGTAGAAGCAGAGTTAGTCGAGTCGTTCCACACCTTTCACCAGATCAAATGTACGGCTTCAGTCGGAGATAAAGTTGTCGCCTCCGGGATGCTGACCTTAAGCTATTCCGATTAA